From Carettochelys insculpta isolate YL-2023 chromosome 8, ASM3395843v1, whole genome shotgun sequence, a single genomic window includes:
- the LOC142017203 gene encoding CD63 antigen-like encodes MSNIDSSNKLIIIKFCLYLIDLFYWVSGVILLCIGVSVQMTLHDTFMVMNEASTGVPVIITIVGGIIISISAFGAITILKSSHTLIKVFTGMLLIIFLIEIIVGISAYAYRGKLHNNLLGSFLKTLDKYNQESQVTKGVDNLQKNLQCCGAQNYTDWFNTTFGSLSSAVPNSCCKKKTKSCGMNLSNDTANINQEGCIQKLRKWAEEHIALIGGVGISVGFAQLLGILFSYMLLRILKEDYVNL; translated from the exons ATGAGTAACATAGATTCTAGCAATAAGCTAATAATAATTAAATTTTGCTTATATCTTATTGATTTGTTTTACTGG GTTTCTGGAGTTATCCTCCTGTGCATAGGAGTCTCTGTCCAGATGACACTCCATGATACTTTCATGGTGATGAATGAAGCCTCCACTGGTGTCCCTGTGATTATCACCATTGTTGGTGGTATAATCATCTCCATCTCAGCCTTTGGTGCAATTACTATTTTGAAATCCAGTCACACATTGATCAAAGTG TTCACAGGCATGCTGCTGATTATCTTCCTGATTGAAATCATAGTTGGTATCTCTGCCTATGCTTACAGAGGGAAG CTGCATAACAACCTACTGGGGAGCTTCTTGAAGACTCTTGACAAATATAACCAAGAATCCCAAGTTACCAAAGGAGTAGACAACTTGCAGAAGAAT TTGCAGTGCTGTGGGGCTCAGAACTATACCGACTGGTTCAATACTACGTTTGGATCGCTCAGTTCAGCTGTTCCAAATAGCTGCtgcaagaagaaaacaaaaagttgTGGAATGAACCTAAGCAACGATACTGCTAACATCAATCAAGAG GGATGCATTCAAAAGCTGAGGAAATGGGCTGAAGAACACATTGCTCTTATTGGAGGAGTTGGCATAAGTGTTGGATTTGCACAG TTACTTGGGATCTTATTTAGCTACATGCTACTGAGAATACTGAAGGAAGATTATGTGAATTTGTGA